DNA sequence from the Vicia villosa cultivar HV-30 ecotype Madison, WI linkage group LG3, Vvil1.0, whole genome shotgun sequence genome:
ATTATGTGCAGGATCTATTTATATCTTTTGGGGTGATTTGGATGAGTTTTGGATGGTTAGAGCAAGGGTTAAGATGTTTCTgccattaaaaatgaaaaaaatgaagctttttttttgaaatatatctCCGAAATGTGTTATTTCCGATgtttggagatacatctctgaattCTTTCCTTCATGATGCACTAATatattttgttatgttttttgAAGGATAATGGATGCAAACGACGACAAGATGAGACTCGGCCCTCCCACTCTAACTGCGTCTGCTCACCGCGAGAGGGCTCATCAGCATAAGCAGGCTAGAGTCATCCCTATGTCTCACGACAAGGAAGCGTGGACGTCTACGAGCAGACTATCACAAGGGTTGGCATCCCAAGGTCGTGCACACCATGAGGAGGAGGCCCCAGCTGCACAGGAGGCCCCACTTCCAGGCCTTTATTTGAGATGGCCCACAGACACTTTATTACTGATATACTTTTGAGATCATGTGGCTCCACATATCTGAGACGGAAAGGTATATTTATCAATggttctatttttttatatttgaaccAAAATTAATTTGACTGAgactattatattttattttgaacaagAACGAGAGTTTTTGAAATCAATTAACCATTTCACAAAGATTCACAAGCTTGCTCGGCTTTAGGAAGAGTGGTTCCTTACTGTACTCCGAGCCTCTAGTCTTGCAAGTCTTTGTGCTTCCAGGTACTCTGTCATCATTCTTGGCATACAGGAGACATTTGATGAGGAATGGCATAGCGAAATGTAATCTTTCCACCTCCCCACCGTATATTGAGAATTACCTACATGCTTTCTTGTATCTCCCGCACAAAGGGAATATGTTGTTGTGGTACCATTCCGTGTGTATATTGACCGAACTCAGCATGATGACGTTGTTTGGATGCCATACAGTACTCATCGGGATAGAATTATATTCCACTATATTTCATTATATTCTGGATGGCTGGCATGTTGGACTAATATCATGTGCCAGAGCGGTGCATGCAGCAGTTTGAGTACATGCATATCATTCCGAGGTCCCCCTTATAGACTACTCTTGAAAGTATTGTACACAGACAACTAGATGACATTCTAGCAAATTTTGAGATTCGTTTGGTACCGGAGTCAAGAAGCCACGTCTGAGTGGCATTATGTTGAAGGTTACATGACTTGATTATATTTTATGTCATACTCTTACATGACACCAGACGCTTTTAGATGTCCACCTAGGTCTGCttatgaggagatcctggagaatgaGCAGGCCATGGATGACCACGTCGTTGATTTGTTGTCGGTATGTTGGAGAATTATGCAGATTACACTTGAGAGCATAGAGTATGGGCTGTTTGAGAGAGGTGGCGATGAAGTGTGCCCTAGCACGTTCTATTCTTACTGAGACATGAAAAGCTTTGGGTTACCGTAGGCAAAAGAGGAGTCCAGTGTTACGATTAGACATACTCAGTAGATTatgtattttgtatatttttccaTACTTTGAGAATAATTTTTGTACTATGATTGACTTTTTGATTAATTAACACATTACTATGTTCTTTGATATTCATGTTTATTAATCTTTGAAACAAATAATGGCAgtgttaattgaattaaaattattttggattGATAAAAATACAATCTCATTACACTGTTTTTGCAAAAGAAACATGCAGGCAAGAATTCAGAAATGTATCTCTAAATTTATTCTAGAAATAGTTCGCAGATACATTTCCAAACTATTTTCTTAAGAAATGTGGTGACTGTTTGATTTACTAAAGACGAAAGATGACTTCAGAGATGTATCTGCGAATTAACCTTAAAATTatttgaagatgcatctccaaactaAATTTAGACAAAAAAAAAATGGAATTTAGTGCAATCTAAGATGTATCTTCAaataaactcaaaaatattttggaGTTTTTAGAGGTGCACCCCCATTATATAAGAGTATAATGAGAAATTGCTGAAAATAATTAATGGCATGTTAATAAGCCCGTAATACATTAATATGAAATGATTAGCTCCCACAAACACTTTTATGAAATGTGTGTATTTCTAATTTCTGAAAAATTAGATCTTACCTAGAGTTTGTGATTTACCAGAGCCCTTTCTAACTAAAGAAAAATTAGCACGACCAACTAAAAGTCCAAAGGAGAAGGCTTCTATTTACAAAAATCGTATAACTAGTGTACCACGCTTCCCTACTCTATAGAACTCACTCTAGTTTAACTCATAACAAAATGAAGAACAAGAATAACAGAACAAAGAGCCTTTACTAATACAATTTTATACAACAGTTTCTTTACAAACCAACTACAAAACCATGTTTCTTAATGTATTACAACTTAATTTATTGACAACTACCAGTCACTCGACTCGATACTTCCACAATGGCCTGGACTGGCATAATTCATAATGTATTATTCCCTTGAATTCCTTTTTTCTATGGAATTTATATCTCACAAGCCCCAAGTAGAAAACAAAAGAGGTGGAGAAGATGAGGGAAAAGATAAACTGTTGACCAGCTTCAACTATTACTTAAAAGAAACTTCAGAAGCGCCAGCTATAGGAAGATCACTCGGGGTGCACACGAGTGCCCTTTGCTGTAAATGTCTCAGACTCTGTTCCATGCTGACTTGAACCATCTCAGCCAGCATCTTCTTTGCTTTACCAGATTGATCGTCCCCGTCAATCTGAGATATGATGTTGCATACTATATTCTCAAGAGTGTCAGGTTGAATTTCAGATCTTGGATAAGGAGATTCTCTTAGAAGTTGCAAGAGGGTGCGCGCTTTTATCTGAGACTTCGGTGTTCCTTGAACAGTGAGCTCAAGTAATCCTGGAATGACACCTTCTCTAAGAATCGGTTCCCTGTATTTACATCGATCGCTTTGGCACAGTGTCAATAGTGTTCCAACGGCATGCTCCCTGCTTTGGAGAGTTCCGTTTTCGAGAACCTCCACAACTGCAAGAATCCCACCTTCCTCAGATGTCAAGACAGTTCTGCATTCATCATAGTCCACTAAAGGTTCTATCAAAGCACAGCATTTTTCAGCTGTTTTTGAGGACTTTTTGCAAGTTTTGAGGATATCAACTATGAAAGGGATTGGATTTGTTTCGAGAATAATCTTAAGATTATTAGGGTATGTTGATAAATTTGAGAGAGCCATTACTGCATCAGCTTTCGCCTGTGGGCTCCCGTCTCTAAGAATCTCCACAAGAAGGGGAATAGCACCACAAGCACTAATAATTGGTTTGTTGGTTGAAGAAGCAGATAGTGTGAGCAAAGCTGCAGTTGCAGACGCCTGAAGATTTGGATTTTGTGACTTGAGAAAACTAAGTATTGGTTCTAATGCTCCGGCCTCCACAATTTTGATTTTATTCCTGCAAGATAAGACATAAGACCAGTTGTGAATATGACTGATTTATAACAAAAAATTATTTAGCAAAAAGTTAATCAGTACTATGGAATCTGAAATAAAGAGCATAAGGTAAGGTACTACACACATCTAGAATGTGAGGGAGAGAGTGAGATAGAAACGTAAAAGTATCCTTTCTTCTCAAAAAGCATATAGAATgacaataattatgtattaaaacaCAAACTAAAATAAGGAATTTTAGTCCATGCTTGTTTTGAATATAGGTAGTAGATGAGAGGGTAGGAAATTTGGAATGAAAATCCCTTCACAATTGCTAAGCATAACAAAAATGTAAGGAGCTTGAAACTAGCGTGCAACTCATTTCCACCTCACAAAATTTGGTCACTCCCATAAAATGAAAGCGATTTCTCAGCAACCATGAGTGAGATATGAAAATCAACACCTCCTACCACAGTCTCTATTCACAATTTCACCCTCTTTCTTATTTTTTGAACCAGTCACTTTCCACCCCCTCAGACACGCATAACCTCAATGAAAAATGGAGTATACTGTAGTTAATTTACTAGTTTAaaagtgtaattaaaaaaaaagtggtGATGAGAAGAGAACAAGTAGAACCTTAGGAAGGAGTTTACTTAAGAAAGAAGAAATAATAagcgaaaaaggaaaagaaaccaAAGGTAAAAAAGAAAGTGCACCATGACAACCAAAGGAAATCCACTACCCAATTGGATAAACTTTGACAACAAAGAATCTAATTCTTTCTGACAACATAATGCATATGAAGTTATCAAAAACAATAATATcactaaaaaaaaatcaacttaattGACAATTCTACTAGTCATAAGATGACATAGTCATCAGTCATCaccatgaaaaataaaaaaatggaaataTAACAGAAAAAACCTAATTTGATGGCTCATTTTCTCTTTCATTATGGCTCATTCAATGAATCACAAAACTATGGTAAATTACCAAAGTAAGATGAAGGAAGTCATGAAAAAGTAGCTTTCTTATTTCATGTCAAAGATAGTTGGTATTATTAACCAACCTCTATACCCCAACCCATTATTGCTAACAACCATCTATCTAAAATGGTAGAATATGAAAAaccaataacaaaaaataaaataaaagagatatttTACCACCAACCAATCAAATACAAAGAGATATGGAAAaataatgaaagaaaagaaaatgaagggACCCAACAAAGAACAGAATCCAAGAATTGAAGAATAATTCTTATACAAATACACCAGTCAATGAAAATCCATAAACCTTAAAGTATTAATACCCTGTATATGCTTTTGGTATACAAAGATCTACAAAAGAATTGGTTCTCCAAAAGAGAATCCTAACGTTATGCATAAGATAcggattaaaataataataaaatttaattaaaagaaattaaagaattaAACAAAACCAAACCCCAAACTGAAGTTTTAATTTTAAGTTTGGATCGAATCTCAAAGTCCGTGGCTTCAAGGCATCGCTTACTTTTAATAATAAAGCGCACAATTTCCCAAAAAAATCAAAAGCACTTCAAACAAGAAAATCTAAAATATGCAcgaaagttaaattaattaaattaattttatgctATTTCAGCTTCCGATTGgtataattatttatttcttttagaaaattctgttAGAAAAAGTAGTTGCTGCTTACTTTTCATCTTTGACGGCAAGATTAAGCAAAGCGAGAAGCGCGGGTTCATGCGACTCGTCTGAGTCGACTCGGAGCATATCAACGAGTGGACCGACAGATTCAGAGAGCTGGCGCCGACACCGCTGGGAGGTTTTCGTGAGTTTCCGGATGTCGCGAGCGGCTTGAAGCCGTAATTCTGGTAAGCCGGATTTGAGAAGCTGGAGAGCGCGCCGAACGGCTAACGGTGTTTGTGGTTCTTCCGGTTCAAGATTGATTGTGTCGGTAGCATGTGGTTCCCATGAATaggtggaggaggaggaggaagaggAACAGGAGGAAGGAGAATGAGGAGTGTCCATTGATGTGAAGAGAGAGAAAGGtggagagagagtgtgtgtgatttgaagagaagagaagagaagagatgaGAAACGGAAATGGAAAAGGTAGGGTGGAGGTTATTAGAGAGGCGTTAAGCAACAGTTATGATTGTTGATAACTTAACTTATAGGACAAACACACAGAGTCATattctagagagagaaagagagtgatgtagagatagagagagaaagagcagttgttgttgttgttagtttTTTGTTGGGAGTAGTTTGGTGAAATTTTTAGAATCACCTTCCTTTGCAACACATGCTTGTGTAATTATTTCATTTTGACTTTAATTTGAATactcaatttatttttaaatgtaacTTATTACTAGTCATTTGAATTGAATCATTTATTAATATAAcctttcttttaaattttaagttgTATTGGCAATAACTATATTTTATCTCACTAAAATGGTGTTGGCTACATGAAATTAAATGATATCATAAGATTctatcaaaatcatatttttatctTGAATATAtttcttaataattttttatggtGTATTTAGTTGaagtaattagaaattttaagagTTTAGATTTTTTAGATAATTcaaatgttttaatttatttttttattttttaaattattttgtttgtatataatattaaaatttaaaaaatagagaataatttgtaatttttaaaaattttaagaagcccatttgtaaaatttgaaaatatttaggaTCAAactattgtttttgaaaattcagagTTGTCAATGGCAACCAACTCATCCAAACGTTTGGGAGTTGAGGACTTTAAAACTTGCTACACCTTTAGGAAGAGAGTTGTCTCTTTTTGGAAATAGATAAATCTCTTTAGAACAAATAACAATTGGGAGATTACCCTGGAGCCTTGCTCCAAAGAACGAGTTGTTATGGTCGCACCAAATGATTCATTATACATCTTTTTTTATATGTATCTTCAAGTTATCCACGACCTTGAGTGCCCGTAGTCTTTACTCATTTCAAATAGGAGATTCTCATGACTATTAATGCCACCATTTCCAAATAACGTCAAATGGTTAGGCTTTTATAAAGGCCTTTGAGATTATCTGTTTGTGCCTATAAGTTAACCCCACCATAAATATCTTATTCTATTTTTATGGTGTTAAGATAAGATCCAAAAGTGATTGGATAGCTCTAGGCGCCTTATTAAGAATAATCTTACTCACCCCACTCTAATCATTACAAGAACTGAAAAGACACGCTTGTGAAGGTAAGGGGATAAGATGGTACGTCCATTGTTATCACCGGAGACGATGATGCATATTGTTTCCCCTTATATTAGATGGAAGGTCCCAAGGACATAAATAATTTTTACTTTGAATATCTAACCATCATGGAGTTAGATGTGATTAATGTTTTGGACGAGTATAATATTATGAGTTTTATGGAGATTATGGAGTTTGACTGGGGTGTAGATAGCAAAATTGATGAACATTTGCGTAAGTTAACTTCTGTAGGTGTtctcaattagggttttcttaTCGCTTAATTCttactatttattttctttttttctttttttgcagAAAGAATGGCCCCATGAATGCCGCTGAGAAGAAATCTCACTTGATTAAGGAGAAATTTGTCGGGGCCAAGCAATGGAATGATAGTCCAAAAATCCACCTTGGCAGCATTACAATCAAGGGCGGAAAAGAGAAGCATTAAGAGGAACAATATTATTAACTCTCGTCCTATCAAGACCAATAAGTCTAAGGAGTTTGGAGGAAGTGTAACCTCCGCTTAAGGCTAGAAGGACGGAGGCATAATGCATGCAGAGACAGTCATTCTAGAGGACGAGACTGAGGGCGGTGACCAAAACGGACCACCCATCAAAGCGAAAGTCCCCAAAATCAAGACAAAAGGCATTACAACACCGTTATTATGGAATGAGAATTATGGTACTAAAATTTATGCTAGTACTCGTCTCCTCTTTGGCAAATATTTTCCCAACAACTTTAAAGTGGTGAGTCAAATGAGGATCAAATATTTGTCTAACACGGTGGAAAGTTATCTGCTTTAGGGCCTGATGCTGAAGCGTGTATTCTTCAATACTAGTAACCAAGTAAATAGGTATGTTGATGAGTTAAAGGCCAGGTTGAACAGTGCAAAAGCGGCGCTGACTCGGGAGCAGGAGTTACTAAAGGCTATCAGTGAGGAACGCTATGAGTCAAAGTGTTGTGAGGCAAAGCTGAAAGAAACACTAGAGAAGGAAAAGGTAGACGCCAAAGAAGTCTTCTAATGAGCCTTGGAATGATTGAATCTCTTATGGATCCAATTCAAGCCTTTCGAACGTGTCCCACTAAAGAATATCTATATAAATCTCATAGTCAATCAGTACTCACTTGATCTCCCAATTGTCACACTGTACCGTTATGACCATGTGATCATTGCCTTAAGAAGGAATTCCATCAGTATCTTTGTCATAAAAGGTAATTTTAGGTTTTTGAGCATTCTCTAAGCCTGATTTAAATATGGTAGAAAAATCTTTCACAATCATAAGTTGTTGGGCATATCGTATGCGATAGGAGTAGGATTATGTGCCACCTAAAACCCCCATAAGCTATGGTATTGAGAGTGTGATAGACTGGTCTATCCTTCCCTCCCTCTTAATTTTTTCCCTTTATGGATCTGAAGCTTCTTGGTGGATCTCACCCTTGAGGTTTGGTCCACCTCCTAAATGTTGGGGAATTCCCCATACATACTTCTTAAAATGATCCATCTTGAATAAGTTTCTCAATCTCTTTCTTCAACTGGTAGCAATTTTCTATGTGATTACTCTTCACCTTAAGATATTGGCACCATCTACCAGGAATCATGCCCCATATTTATATACCTAGAAGCTGACGGAGAAGGAATATCATGAGTGTGGAAGACTTCACACCATATTTGTTCTTAACGAGTGTTTAATGACGTGTCTTAGAGGGTTTTCAATTGCATTTAAAATTTGCTCGTTATCTTACAAGTGAGGTATAATGAATCATGCATTATTGTTGAGATGTGTTAGAAACTCTAGATGTTTTTCCTTGGGGTCcttagattttttattttcattactcTCCCCATCATTGATATAGTATTCAACTCGTGCCATGATTTTTATCATGGAAGCTGTCGACTTTTGGGCGAGGAACTCGTTGAATATTCTAACCCTCAAACTATTCTAGAATGCCTATAAAAACATCCCTTAGTTTGGGTGTATGACTTTGATGGTTGCCTTGTTAAAATGGGCAAGATTCTCCCTCAACGACACGGATGGTCCTTGGCGGACATTGAAATGCTTGTGGTTGATACCTTCCTATGCTTGGTTTCCAGATATTAGTGGATTAATTTATTCACCAAGTCCTTGTAACTTGTAACTTGTAACTGATAGGAGTGATGAGTTCATGTACCACCTCATTATGGCATCCTAAAAAATGCTAGAGAGTAATTTCCACTTCAAGGAGTCATTAATGTTGATGACAACCATTGGGTGTTAATGGAGGCGACATGGTCTTGAAGGTTTGAAATTTTCCAACACTATACCCCCTCAAATTTGGTTAGAAAAAGACCCGGGGCTAGGACTTCAATTTTCTCTTGGAGGTCAACTTCCTGTTTTTGATGGAGAAGGTTAACGTTGTTGTTTTCCAAAGTTTGATTGTGACGACGTTGCTCTTCCATAGTTGCTGCTTGCATTTCTACTATGTCCTGGTGATCATTGTCCGAACTTCTATAGGCTAACGTGACGCCTCATGTTGGTATCGTCTCGAGGATAACCCTTGAGGTGGTCTCTTATGGGAATGTAGGTGTGGCCTAGGATAGTTTTACTAGGGACCCACGATAGGCACCAATTGTACTATATAAAGTACAATAAGTGTGAGAAAGAATCTGCTCAAGCGGGGATTGTGAGagactttgtgtatttctctCTTGAAGTTTCGGACCCCCTCCCAATTATGGGACTGGGATATTGATATAAGACTCATTGGACTTGACCTAGAAAACTAGAAAATAGCTTCCCCAACTTCATGATCTAAAATGTGGAAGTACAGGAAGATTGACTCTCCCTCAGGTCATGGAGGAGACAACTTTTCTTTGTACACCTTGTAGGCCACGTGTGATAAAAGGGACAAATAAGGGATTATAGTTGGGGTAACCCAACCCTTACCGAGTCGAGCGAATTGATTTACCTAGGGCACACGTCCAACATTTCCACATTTAATTTAGGCTTTTTTGTCGTGGCTCGTCCTTTTTAGGCCCAATAAAATTATCTCTGTCCACCATCACTTTCATGCAAGTGTTgacaaagaaaaaggaaggaaCTTTGAGATGTGTTAGAGATGATAATGATGGTGAATATAGAGGTCTATTTGAAGAGTATTTTAAAAAGCGTGGAATCAAGCTTAAGAATGTAATTCCAAAAATGCCTCAACATAATGAGGTTGTTGAGAGAATGATAATACAATTGATGATTGAATTACGCGTATGATTTATCATGCAAAGTTATCAAAAGCCTCTTGGAGTGAAGCATTGATAACTATGGTGTATTTGATCGATCTCTTTCATTATGTTCCACTTGATGGTGATGTTTCAAACAAAGTATGAAAAAGGGAAAATGTTTCTTATGGTTACTTGAGAGTGTTTGGTGCTAGGAATTTTGTTCACATTCTATGAGATGAGATATCCAATAACCAACGTGTCTTTGTAGGTTATGGTCATCAAgagttttgttataaattatggGATCTAATTGACAAGAAAATTATCATAAGCCTTGGTGTGATATTTCTTGAAGACCAAATTATTGAagattttgatgaagacaagaagCTAAAATCTGAACCTTGAAGTTACATTGATATTATGCCTAAACCTCCTAGTAAATTTTTTGTTGATGTGAGAGATATATAGGAAGATAATGAGAATATAATTAAGGGCCAAGAACTTTATCAAGATGATCTTGTAAAGGAGACTGCACCTGAGACACCGATGGAGCCTGAGTTGAGAAGATATATTAGAGAACGTCAAGTATCTCAAAGGTATCATCCACATGAGTATGCAATGATCACTAATAGTGGGGATCCATAGTATTGTCAAAAGACCATTTAAAATGTTGATAAAAAAAAGTGGTTGAAGGTTATAAAATAAGACATGAATTCCTTGCATAAGAAACAAACATTTGAGTTGGTTAAATTGTCTAAGGGTGGAAAAACACTAAAAAAACAAATGGGTATACAAGATTAATTTTGAAGAGAATAAATTCCAACCAAGATACAAAGCTAAATAGATTATGAaaggttttaataaaataaaagatattgaCTTTGAAGAAATTTTCTCATTTGTGGTGAAGGTGACTTTCTTTTTGAGTTGTGCTTAGATTAGTAGCTAATTTGAATCTAGAGGTTGAACAATTTGACGTGAATAATGCTTTTCTTCATGATGATTTTgatgaagatatatatatatacatatatatatatatatatatatatatatatatatatatatatatatatatatatatatatacatatatatatatatatatatatatatatatatatatatatatatatatatatata
Encoded proteins:
- the LOC131661832 gene encoding U-box domain-containing protein 4-like — protein: MDTPHSPSSCSSSSSSSTYSWEPHATDTINLEPEEPQTPLAVRRALQLLKSGLPELRLQAARDIRKLTKTSQRCRRQLSESVGPLVDMLRVDSDESHEPALLALLNLAVKDEKNKIKIVEAGALEPILSFLKSQNPNLQASATAALLTLSASSTNKPIISACGAIPLLVEILRDGSPQAKADAVMALSNLSTYPNNLKIILETNPIPFIVDILKTCKKSSKTAEKCCALIEPLVDYDECRTVLTSEEGGILAVVEVLENGTLQSREHAVGTLLTLCQSDRCKYREPILREGVIPGLLELTVQGTPKSQIKARTLLQLLRESPYPRSEIQPDTLENIVCNIISQIDGDDQSGKAKKMLAEMVQVSMEQSLRHLQQRALVCTPSDLPIAGASEVSFK